A section of the Stenotrophomonas acidaminiphila genome encodes:
- a CDS encoding leucine efflux protein LeuE has product MPWMGINDLGTFVVAVILFLMLPGPGTFTLLTATARGGVRAGYATLAGLMLGDQILIAIAATGVAALLKAHPLLFAGLRYVGAAYLVWVGLQLLREPAAAAGATAQQWGRRWFRQALLVGVLNPKAILFYMAFFPLFIDPATQRGALTLGLMAGLIAVLSVGWCSVLIFGGQFIARRLAGYPRVGVWLRRAVGVCLIAFGVRLGLEG; this is encoded by the coding sequence GGGCACCTTCGTGGTGGCCGTCATCCTTTTCCTGATGCTGCCCGGGCCGGGCACCTTCACCCTGCTCACCGCCACCGCGCGCGGCGGCGTGCGCGCCGGCTACGCGACGCTGGCCGGGTTGATGCTGGGCGACCAGATCCTGATCGCCATCGCCGCCACCGGCGTGGCCGCGCTGCTGAAGGCACATCCGCTGCTGTTCGCCGGGCTGCGCTACGTCGGCGCGGCCTACCTGGTCTGGGTCGGCCTGCAACTGCTGCGCGAACCGGCCGCCGCGGCCGGCGCCACGGCGCAGCAATGGGGCCGGCGCTGGTTCCGGCAGGCGTTGCTGGTGGGCGTGCTCAACCCCAAGGCGATCCTGTTCTACATGGCGTTCTTCCCGCTGTTCATCGACCCGGCCACGCAGCGTGGCGCGTTGACCCTGGGGCTGATGGCCGGGTTGATCGCGGTACTGAGCGTGGGCTGGTGCTCGGTGCTGATCTTCGGCGGCCAGTTCATCGCCCGGCGCCTGGCCGGGTACCCGCGCGTTGGCGTGTGGCTGCGGCGCGCGGTCGGCGTATGCTTGATCGCATTCGGCGTACGGCTCGGGCTGGAAGGCTGA